The genomic region AAACTGGCGCCATGCTGATCACCTCGAACCGCAGTGTTGCCGAATGGGGCACCGTGTTCGCCGGTCCCGTGGTCGCCACCGCGATCCTCGACCGGCTCTTGCATCACAGCCACGTGCTGACGATCCGCGGCGATAGTTACCGGCTCCGCGCCAAGCGAAAGAGCGGCCTCATCCAGCCGCCGCCCGCCGGTGACGGCCCTCCGGTCGGCTCCGCCTCCCTCCGGCCCGTCACCGGCGGAAACAACCTTCAACCGAGATCATAACCCAGATGGTGGGGGCAGTTCTTCATGACGCAAAGGGGGCAGTTCCGGATGGCGTTTGATACCTAGGACGCGCGGCGCGAGTAGGGGATAGCAACAAAGTATGGCTTTGGCTGTTCACATGCATGGAAGCGCATCTTCTGCAGGTCACTACTGACGATGGCGAGTGCCGGTTTTGGTTAGCAGCCGGTACGGAAGAAGAGGCCGTTCAGCTCGTCTTGGATGCCATCCCGGAGGGATGGACCGCCAAACTAATCGATCGCGGGGGCACCGCCCCGGAGCAAGCTGCAGCGCTCGGCCTGACTGTTGGACTCGCGCCAGGAGAAGCCCGCGAGGTAAGCAGAGGAGTCGGGCTTAGCTGATACGCAGGCGTTTCTCCGCCGCCTCGATCTGCGAGCGGGGAAACCGGCCAGATGAATTTTGAAGCTTTAGCCCACAAGGAGCGTCAGATGAACGAACGACGTGAGCTATATCGTAGTACCAACGGCGACGCTTGATTTCTGGGACGCGAGCCGGCCAATGGCCATGCTTTCATCATTCATCAGCCAAATGCGCCTTCTGGCGGCCGACTGACACACATTGAACTCGGCGATTTCTTGCGAAGGGAGCCGAAAGGACCCGAGCACCAGGCTCTTCTGCGCCTGATAGGTACGCTAGTGAACGTGCCACCGTACGCTTAGGGCGTACCAGCAGCGTTAGAGCGGCCTAGCGCTCATTCCGCATATACGGGCTGTTCTCCGAGACCATAAGCAGAGACGGATCGGATATCGGCACACCTTGCAGGTCAATCGAGGCGTTTGAAAGGATCTGCGTGCAGATACTCGCCATCAAAGCAATTGACGACCAAGCGCCGATCACCATCCAACGCTCTCTCCGCATACGAATCTTCCTGAGCAGAGCTCGTAGCGGCCAACGCAAGCATTGACTAGCTGTTCCTACAGGATGCAAACGCTCCCTCACGCTTGGTGGCTGATAACCTCAGTAAGGAAGAGCAGCGAACGGCCGGCGCACACGAAAATTGAGGTTCGGGGCGAGGACGGGCCTTTCCAAGCCTCGCGCCATTTCGGAATCAAAAGATCCAAGAAGCCGTCTCCCCACCAGAAAAGAGAGGGCCGCCCGGAGGCGGCTAGTTTTTGTCTTCTCTTCTGCTTATTTCTTGAGGGCGTCAGGGGCGTCCCGCGCTGCATCCTTCACATCTCCCGCCGCATTGTGGGCAGATCCCTTGGCCTTGTCGATCTTGCCTTCGGCTTCCATGTCCTTGTCGCCAGTGAGCTTACCGGCACCTTCTTTGATGGCGCCTTTTGCCTTGTCGGCAGCGCCCTTCACATGTTCGCGGTCCATGATCGTGTCCTTTGCTGTTGGGAGAGCACACAACGAAAGCGTTGCGCAGTGGTTCCTCCTGCGGAGGCCCGCTTAAGGCCGCCGGCGTCGGACGCCTCGGCATATTGAAGGCAAGCCACCACTAAATTCTCGTCGCCTGGCGGGCCGTTCTAACCGACTCGTACTCTTATGGGGCGCGCCGGCCGGTCGCCGAGTCCGCGCAAGCGGATGGTCAAAATTGCTCAGACCTGGTCTGCCACAAGTGTTAACAACACCCATCACCGTCCGGCGCATGGCTTCTATCTGTGCTGAGAACCCCAGTTGCGCTCCCGCCTAACCGAACAGGGAGCACCCATGTTCAAGCAATCATCGATATTTCAATACCGCTTAGAGGACGAGGCAATTGACTTGCGCAAGCAGGCTGAGGGTATGGCTCATGGCGGTCGACGCAACGAACTTTTACTGATCGCAAGCCGGATCGAGACCTCGGTTAAATGGCTGGATTCACCCGGTCTGCGCGCTCCGACATAGACTACTAGCGCAGAGAGGCGGCACCAGCCGGTAGCCTCTCGTTCACGCGCGTGGCCTTTGTTTCTCGTTTTCTGGAAGGTTCCTATGGGCCGGGCGGCTGGCCTATCTCCGTGGCCTAATTTGATTCTGGGAGTGGCCTGTTTTGAATTTGGCCAGATCTGAGGAACTGGAATGCAGTTGCCAAACCATTTGTGGTGCCTTGATCAATTTTGCTCAGTTTTGATCTGCCATGCCTGCAAGGATGCCATGGCCGGAATAAGGGCAATGATGATCAGCGTTGCACTGTGCCAGGAAGCTGCGGACCACTATTCTACACTGTCCCGTCAGGCTAGCCCTTCCGAGGATCGCGCCGCCGTCCTCAAGAACATCGCCCGAACTTTGCGGGGTTTAGCCGGTCAGCTCGATAGGCTGGCGTCTCTTGAGAGAACCTTGGGCAAGTAAGGCCGCCTCAGTTGAAAGGATTCCGTCGGCGAGAACCATCGCGCGCCTGATGACCATCGGCCGAGACTTGCTCACGAAAGCGGAGGCCGTCACGGTCTCGGCGATCGAAGCTGGTGTACCAACCCTGGTCGAGGCACGCGAGATCATCGCCGAATTCCACCTGATGATCCGACGCAAGACCGAGGCGGGCCTCATCCCATGGATCGAGCGCGCCCGCGCCAGCGCCAGTCTCGTCGCCTCGTTCTCCAGCGGCGTCGCGAAGGATGAGGCGGCGGTACGGGCGGCAATCACTTCACCATGGTCCAACGGCCAGACTGAAGGTCAGATCACGCGCCTCAAGCTCGTCCGACGTCAAAATGTACGGCCGCGGCAAAATCGATCTGCTTCAAGCCAGACTAATTCGTTCAGAATAGTCGGCGCTGCACCAAACTTGCGTCAGAGCCAATATTGCAGGCCGAATGACAAGCAGGAGGAGCCGGCGCGCGAGGCAGCCGATCGTGGATTCCAGGATCAGCTCATCACCCGTGTGGGCGAGATGACTGGTGTCGCGCTCCCCAAGGATTAGGGACCACGAGCTGGGCGTCACCTCCATCCAAACACAGTCCCCCGGATTCCTACGGAGCGATCGCCATCTATCGTTTACGCACTGCTGGTACGATA from Bradyrhizobium elkanii USDA 76 harbors:
- a CDS encoding CsbD family protein; amino-acid sequence: MDREHVKGAADKAKGAIKEGAGKLTGDKDMEAEGKIDKAKGSAHNAAGDVKDAARDAPDALKK